In one window of Deltaproteobacteria bacterium DNA:
- a CDS encoding SDR family oxidoreductase, with translation MKNVVVTGANRGIGLEFVRQWLAGGHRVIGTARRPPEAAELAALKKATGDRLEVLELDAADDRSVAKFARALHFEAIDVLVNNAGVLLDEGRSWTRLDTGRMLETFNVNSIGPLRVTSAVRPMLTASGRALVVNISSGAGSIAGAEPSDTMVAYRMSKAALNMANRSVAEGLVRDHIVSVAMCPGWVRTDMGGPNASLAVEESVAAMMATIARLTLRDAGRFIDRNGTDIAW, from the coding sequence ATGAAAAATGTTGTTGTCACCGGGGCGAATCGCGGTATCGGTCTCGAATTCGTCCGGCAATGGCTGGCGGGCGGGCACCGGGTGATCGGCACGGCGCGCCGGCCACCCGAGGCGGCGGAGCTGGCGGCGCTGAAAAAGGCGACGGGGGACCGGCTCGAGGTGCTGGAACTCGACGCGGCCGACGACCGGTCCGTCGCGAAGTTCGCACGGGCGCTGCATTTCGAAGCCATCGACGTGCTCGTGAACAACGCCGGCGTGTTGCTCGACGAGGGGCGGTCCTGGACGCGACTCGATACCGGTCGGATGCTCGAAACCTTCAACGTCAATTCAATCGGGCCGCTGCGCGTGACGAGCGCGGTACGCCCGATGCTGACGGCTTCGGGCCGGGCACTCGTCGTCAACATCTCCAGCGGCGCGGGATCGATCGCCGGGGCCGAACCATCGGACACGATGGTCGCCTACCGCATGTCGAAGGCGGCGCTGAACATGGCGAACCGCTCGGTGGCGGAGGGGCTTGTCCGCGATCACATCGTCTCGGTCGCCATGTGCCCGGGCTGGGTTCGGACGGACATGGGAGGGCCCAACGCGAGTCTCGCGGTCGAGGAGTCCGTTGCGGCGATGATGGCGACCATCGCGCGGCTGACGCTTCGCGACGCCGGGAGGTTCATCGACCGAAATGGGACCGACATCGCCTGGTGA
- a CDS encoding TIGR03960 family B12-binding radical SAM protein: protein MFDELRLDRVERPSRYVGGEVGMVRKNPADVRVHMALAFPDLYEIGMSSTGFHILQEIANKNAWALCERVFAPAKDMLAEMRRAGVDLYGLETKTPVRHMDVMLVSIQYELACTNVVLMLDAAGIPRRAEARKNGDPLVIAGGHCASNPEPWAPFFDALVIGDGEEVVVEILEALDRTRGADRAERLEAIGRIEGIYLPHHWRPRYAQGKFAGFDRDERAVPAKRRIVMNLDDVPHTTCPTLPNTPLVHDRLAVEIMRGCTRGCRFCQPGMLTRPMRERSVKALTEIIEEGLAKTGHDEVTLLSLSSGDYTQILPLLTELTDRHADRHISISLPSLRAEAVNAEVFEKIGRVRKSGFTIAPEAGTERLRAVINKPISDEQILDACRAVNSQGWYLAKLYFMVGLPTETQDDLDAILDLCFRVLAVMRGHGHAHRAQVNVNVGTFVPKPFTPFAWERQLHYREAWERLDYLKARTRRTRVELKGHDARMSFIEGIIGRGDRRVADAIERVVDTGGGFDGWTEHFSVERWEAAFAFAGVDVDALLAGYAEDDPLPWDGVDAQLEKKFLLKERRLAFEAATTDDCRWAKCTACGSCDFDDVKNQLAEDHVPVVFTPRDGETTPNAPIARPPAESVVSRYRVRYGIRGETRHLGHLELMPIIHRVLRRAGIDVAYTQGFSPQPRVAFGPPISAGIESEDEYLDLFVLGATGSEEIFRRLRENAPGGMPILDVRQLALREAALFQQIAASEYRVDLRGLIDDGALDPDTLTSAVDRFTNAETWPVEIPRKKGVRRLDAKQAIDRVSLVGERHLALRIRHRPDEGGIRPAGAVALILAIDETAVRRARWTKTKTYFNPLETNPICSPPKSGERLHGERTDHQRDRA, encoded by the coding sequence ATGTTCGACGAGCTGCGCCTCGACCGCGTTGAACGCCCGTCCCGCTACGTGGGCGGCGAGGTCGGCATGGTGCGCAAGAATCCCGCCGACGTGCGCGTTCACATGGCGCTCGCGTTCCCCGATCTGTACGAGATCGGGATGAGCAGCACGGGTTTTCACATCCTGCAGGAAATCGCGAACAAGAATGCGTGGGCGCTTTGCGAGCGCGTCTTCGCGCCCGCCAAGGACATGCTGGCCGAAATGCGTCGCGCGGGTGTGGATCTTTATGGTCTGGAGACCAAGACCCCCGTGCGCCACATGGACGTGATGCTCGTGTCGATTCAATACGAACTCGCGTGCACGAACGTCGTGCTCATGCTCGACGCCGCCGGAATTCCGCGCCGCGCCGAGGCGCGTAAAAACGGCGATCCGCTCGTCATCGCGGGCGGCCACTGCGCGTCGAATCCCGAACCCTGGGCGCCGTTTTTCGACGCGCTGGTCATCGGCGACGGCGAGGAGGTCGTCGTCGAGATTCTCGAAGCCCTCGACCGCACGCGCGGCGCGGATCGTGCCGAACGCCTCGAAGCGATCGGGCGCATCGAGGGCATCTATCTGCCGCACCACTGGCGGCCGCGTTACGCCCAGGGGAAATTCGCCGGATTCGACCGTGACGAGCGCGCCGTGCCCGCGAAGCGGCGCATCGTGATGAACCTCGACGACGTGCCGCACACCACCTGCCCCACGCTGCCCAACACGCCGCTCGTGCACGACCGGCTCGCGGTGGAGATCATGCGCGGCTGCACGCGCGGCTGCCGCTTCTGCCAGCCGGGCATGCTGACGCGACCGATGCGCGAGCGTTCGGTCAAAGCCCTGACTGAGATCATCGAGGAGGGTCTGGCGAAGACCGGGCACGACGAGGTGACGCTGCTGTCGCTCTCGTCAGGCGACTACACGCAGATTCTGCCGTTGCTCACCGAACTGACGGACCGCCACGCCGACCGGCACATTTCGATTTCGCTTCCGTCGCTGCGCGCCGAGGCGGTGAATGCCGAGGTCTTCGAAAAGATCGGCCGCGTGCGCAAGAGCGGCTTCACCATCGCGCCCGAAGCCGGTACCGAACGGCTGCGCGCGGTGATCAACAAGCCCATCAGCGACGAGCAGATCCTCGACGCGTGCCGAGCCGTGAACTCTCAAGGTTGGTATCTCGCGAAGCTGTATTTCATGGTCGGTTTGCCGACAGAGACTCAGGATGACCTCGACGCCATCCTCGATCTGTGCTTCCGCGTGCTGGCCGTCATGCGCGGCCACGGTCACGCGCACCGCGCGCAGGTGAACGTCAACGTCGGCACCTTCGTGCCCAAGCCGTTCACGCCCTTCGCCTGGGAACGGCAACTGCACTACCGCGAGGCGTGGGAGCGGCTGGATTATCTGAAGGCACGGACCCGGCGCACGCGCGTCGAGCTCAAGGGCCACGACGCGCGCATGTCGTTCATCGAGGGCATCATCGGGCGCGGCGATCGGCGCGTGGCCGACGCCATCGAGCGCGTCGTCGATACCGGTGGCGGCTTCGACGGCTGGACCGAGCATTTTTCGGTCGAGCGTTGGGAAGCGGCGTTTGCCTTCGCGGGTGTCGATGTCGACGCGCTGCTGGCCGGGTACGCCGAGGACGATCCGCTCCCCTGGGACGGCGTGGACGCGCAGCTCGAAAAGAAGTTTCTGCTCAAGGAGCGGCGGCTCGCCTTCGAGGCGGCGACGACCGACGACTGCCGCTGGGCCAAATGTACCGCGTGTGGGTCGTGCGATTTCGACGACGTGAAAAACCAGCTCGCCGAGGATCACGTCCCCGTGGTCTTCACGCCACGCGATGGCGAAACGACGCCGAATGCGCCGATCGCCCGTCCGCCGGCCGAGTCCGTTGTTTCGCGCTACCGCGTGCGTTATGGGATTCGCGGCGAGACGCGGCATCTGGGGCACCTCGAACTCATGCCGATCATCCATCGCGTGCTGCGCCGCGCGGGTATCGACGTGGCCTATACGCAGGGCTTCAGTCCGCAGCCCCGTGTCGCGTTCGGGCCGCCGATCTCGGCGGGCATCGAGAGCGAGGACGAGTATCTCGACCTGTTTGTGCTCGGCGCGACCGGGTCCGAAGAGATTTTCCGGCGGCTTCGCGAGAACGCGCCGGGGGGCATGCCGATTCTCGACGTCCGGCAACTCGCTCTGCGCGAGGCAGCGCTTTTTCAGCAAATCGCCGCGTCGGAGTATCGCGTCGATCTGCGCGGGCTCATCGACGACGGCGCGCTCGACCCGGATACGCTCACGAGCGCGGTGGACCGTTTCACGAACGCCGAGACGTGGCCGGTCGAAATCCCCCGCAAGAAGGGCGTCCGGCGACTCGACGCCAAGCAGGCGATCGACCGCGTGTCACTCGTCGGCGAACGCCATCTGGCGCTGCGCATCCGGCACCGGCCCGACGAGGGCGGCATCCGTCCCGCGGGCGCAGTGGCCCTGATCCTGGCGATCGATGAGACGGCCGTTCGTCGGGCCCGGTGGACAAAGACCAAGACCTACTTTAATCCCTTGGAAACGAATCCAATCTGTTCCCCGCCCAAATCGGGAGAGCGCCTGCATGGCGAGCGAACTGATCATCAACGTGACCGAGCATGA